The following nucleotide sequence is from Nitratidesulfovibrio termitidis HI1.
GGCACGTTCACCCTGCTGCCCGAAGCGGAGCGCACCGCCTGCCTGGAACTTGCCGCCCGCTGGCGGCAACGCGGGGTGGTCTGCCGGGTGCGCTGCTCCACCCGACCGGACGCGGTGACGGAACGCAGCCTTGCCGACGTGCGCGCGGCGGGCATGGACTGCGTGGAACTGGGAATACAGAGCTTTGACGACGCGGCCCTGGCCGCTGCCAGCCGGGGCTACGCCGGGTCGGTGGCCCGCGCCGCGTGCGCCATGGTGGCCGGGGCCGGGCTGGAACTGGGGGTGCAATTGATGCCCGGCATGCCGGGGGTGACGCCCGAGGTGTTCCGCGCCGACGTGCGCACCGCCCTGCTGCCCGATACCGCCGGGGCACGCCCCCTTGCCTCCTTCCTGCGCTTCTACCCCTGCCTTGTGCTGCGCGGCACGCCGCTGGCGGAACGCTGGCGGGCCGGAAGCTATGTTCCGTGGTCGCTGGACACCACGGTGGACGCCCTGGCCGACGGGCTGCTGGCCGCATGGGCGCGCGAGGTGGCCGTAGTGCGCATGGGCCTTTCGCCCGAAGACGGACTGGACGACGCGGTGCTGGCAGGTCCGGTGCATCCCGCGCTGGGCCAGTTGGCCAAGGGCGAGGCCCTGCGCCGCCACGTGGCCGCGCATCTTGCCCGTCTGCCTGGGCCGCCGGTACGCTTCGGCGTGCCGCGCCGCCTGCGCGGGCTGCTGTGGGGCCACGCCAACGGGCTGGTGGACGCCTACGCGGCCATGGGCATCACCCGCGCAATGGTCCACTGGCGCGACGACGACACCTTCACCCTGGAATGACGACGGCGATCGCCCCGCACTCCGGGACGACCGCCGCCGCAAAATCTTTCATTGCCCCACCGTCACCAATGGATGGGAGCCTCTCCCCGTTCTTCCAGCCAGGCATTGACCCGCGAAAAGTGGGCGCACCCGAAGAACCCGCGCGAGGCCGAGAGCGGCGAGGGATGC
It contains:
- a CDS encoding radical SAM protein, with the protein product MFCAQDVQTGQRGGTDSVARALALAEARLEQEARRQRETPMAGNGPGSDALPGSDDMPAPNAGRGTPAQDGSPPPLEIAFYGGTFTLLPEAERTACLELAARWRQRGVVCRVRCSTRPDAVTERSLADVRAAGMDCVELGIQSFDDAALAAASRGYAGSVARAACAMVAGAGLELGVQLMPGMPGVTPEVFRADVRTALLPDTAGARPLASFLRFYPCLVLRGTPLAERWRAGSYVPWSLDTTVDALADGLLAAWAREVAVVRMGLSPEDGLDDAVLAGPVHPALGQLAKGEALRRHVAAHLARLPGPPVRFGVPRRLRGLLWGHANGLVDAYAAMGITRAMVHWRDDDTFTLE